Proteins encoded in a region of the Mercenaria mercenaria strain notata chromosome 1, MADL_Memer_1, whole genome shotgun sequence genome:
- the LOC128555196 gene encoding uncharacterized protein LOC128555196: MDKTQATDDSLIKDKHCDTKNSVFCKKRPNDAITKSDDADFDRRCKRNPIQQIGKNTVSENGNTEPSNVTLGEEDRVMKRYEKHLSNDDRNGKHEQNSKSSHISCDDKDVSNPEYTGNRNSDQDNFASLSATFGKDYKIKERDEKQISNADDNDKLEDYLENIYIRECKFSCDDEDVLFIESGVKEFVDRIVRMRFSKLKCRRTYCNVKHNDPELLTVGSYYEHTKNKFPNEFDYIYVYGTVEDLPEASVFDHTFCDDLVDMDTTQIENGSLSLSFHGFLGCQGPAETYRFCFKKGDVEETITVDISTALRYIYTTEIHEHQNIVQESKVFRPEFYKAILDTKSFLLLDFGNERSINSHKTLPLKVCVTETELTFFKHNLSEKHKKVYKILKYLINGNFGSNLLRGINTFFSICISSYSIKTAVLYHHFKCKNESSTVSDCVLEILKDLHYTISTSRVDCFGMSPALIGAMPETLIQFSVSRVETILLVFVDFPGVCSENRVRYTTRTNTTPLVSASERDITSISNVFCLFIERLKALKCPLNFRKCNHVENDSFLEMLLKCPAIYNLAEPSFTKISDYVEECIKNKKPIVENKYLYKWLKTKKIDNCSWCNYSSSSLNGLCLEALVGNNSVRVINAEAVVCTDPP; encoded by the coding sequence ATGGACAAAACCCAAGCCACAGATGATTCGCTCATaaaagataaacattgtgacacGAAAAATAGTGTTTTCTGCAAGAAGAGGCCAAACGATGCTATCACAAAATCAGACGATGCAGATTTTGATCGCCGGTGCAAGAGAAATCCAATTCAACAGATCGGAAAAAACACAGTTTCGGAGAATGGTAACACTGAACCATCAAATGTTACTCTAGGTGAAGAAGATAGAGTGATGAAACGATATGAGAAACACCTTTCCAATGACGACCGGAATGGTAAAcatgaacaaaattcaaaaagtagTCATATTTCTTGCGATGATAAAGATGTATCCAACCCGGAATATACAGGTAACAGAAATTCGGACCAAGATAACTTTGCTTCACTAAGTGCTACTTTTGGCAAAgattacaaaataaaagaaagagaTGAGAAACAAATATCCAATGCCGACGATAATGACAAACTTGAAGactatttagaaaatatatacataaggGAATGTAAATTTTCTTGTGATGATGAAGATGTGCTGTTTATAGAGTCTGGTGTCAAAGAGTTTGTAGATAGAATTGTACGCATGAGGTTTTCAAAACTAAAATGCCGACGGACATATTGCAATGTAAAGCACAACGATCCTGAATTATTAACGGTTGGAAGTTATTACGAgcacacaaaaaataaatttccaaatGAATTTGATTATATCTATGTTTATGGAACGGTAGAAGACTTGCCAGAAGCTAGTGTGTTTGATCATACGTTTTGCGATGATTTAGTAGACATGGACACCACACAAATAGAAAACGGATCACTATCACTATCATTTCATGGTTTTCTAGGATGTCAAGGTCCAGCAGAAACGTACAGGTTTTGCTTTAAGAAAGGTGATGTTGAAGAGACAATAACTGTGGACATTTCGACTGCTTTGCGCTACATTTATACAACTGAAATACATGAACATCAAAATATTGTACAAGAAAGTAAAGTGTTCCGTCCAGAGTTTTACAAAGCCATTTTAGATACAAAGAGTTTCCTTCTGTTGGACTTTGGGAACGAAAGGAGTATTAATAGCCATAAAACTTTGCCATTGAAAGTTTGTGTAACAGAAACTGagctaacatttttcaaacataatttatcTGAGAAACACAAGAAGGTGTACAAGATACTAAAATATCTGATAAATGGTAACTTTGGTAGTAACCTACTCCGAGGCattaatacttttttcagcatttGTATATCCTCTTATAGCATAAAAACAGCGGTGCTTTATCACcactttaaatgtaaaaatgaaagttcAACAGTTTCAGACTGTGTGCTGGAGATACTGAAAGACCTTCATTACACAATAAGCACAAGTCGGGTTGACTGTTTTGGAATGTCCCCAGCTTTAATTGGCGCAATGCCTGAAACATTGATCCAGTTTTCTGTTTCACGCGTTGAAACTATTTTATTAGTTTTTGTCGATTTTCCAGGAGTATGTTCAGAAAATCGTGTGAGGTATACTACCAGAACAAATACGACACCTCTTGTCAGCGCTTCTGAAAGAGACATTACAAGTATCAGTAACGTGTTTTGTCTATTTATCGAAAGATTAAAAGCCTTAAAATGTCCATTAAACTTCAGAAAATGTAATCATGTGGAAAACGATTCATTTCTTGAAATGCTACTGAAATGTCCGGCAATATATAACTTGGCAGAGCCCTCGTTTACTAAGATCTCCGATTATGTGGAAGagtgtataaaaaataaaaagcctATTGTGGaaaataagtatttatataaatggttgaaaacgaAAAAGATAGATAACTGTTCTTGGTGTAATTACTCATCTTCGTCATTAAATGGTTTATGTCTGGAAGCATTAGTAGGCAACAATTCGGTTCGGGTAATAAATGCAGAAGCTGTCGTGTGTACGGACCCTCCTTAA